A stretch of the Archangium violaceum genome encodes the following:
- the ppk1 gene encoding polyphosphate kinase 1 codes for MEFNDPQLFINREQSWLAFNERVLDDARDRELPLYERLKFLAIASSNLDEFFMVRVAGLKQQLASGVAETAADGMLPAEQLSAISERVHKLVDAASRLWVEELHPGLTAAGISVLTRDRLTAEQKAAARTYFTTSVFPALTPLAVDPGHPFPHLRNKSLNVAVLLRREGPKRRRNVRGTSLAVVQVPSVLRRLVPMPTDKGSAFLLLGELIALCAGDLFPGYVVEHAAAFRVTRNWDINVDEEESEDLLSTIQEELRRRDRGAAVRLELDAVASPQIESLLTGALKLGPMDVYRQQAPLQPSDLMVLTELDPRPELRVEPFVPTVPAVLRDAESLLSVVAERDILLHHPYESFDPVVRFLEEAAEDPDVLAIKQTLYRTSGDSPIARALSRAVENGKQVAVLVEIKARLDEANNIAWARKMEESGVHVVYGLIGLKTHSKVALVVRRQGNGIRRFVHLGTGNYNPNTARHYTDLSLFTSRTEIADDVSALFNMLTGYAVAPPWKRLAVAPMGLQEKVLSLIQREAEKARRGEPSRIVAKMNSLVDPTVIRALYAASQAGVEIDLLVRGICCLRPGVPGVSERIRVTSVVDRFLEHSRVFTFGAGNSPEVWMSSADWMPRNFLRRIEVMFPVEDPAIRQRLLDEVLGVALKDNVKARRLQVDGTYVPVGRDGTQVRSQAVLMELARRNNQQDPKPLEALRHATAPERRDEPLVRPAPQTAN; via the coding sequence GTGGAATTCAATGATCCGCAGCTCTTCATCAACCGCGAGCAGTCCTGGCTCGCCTTCAACGAGCGGGTCCTCGATGACGCCCGCGACCGTGAGCTCCCTCTCTACGAGCGTTTGAAGTTCCTCGCCATCGCATCCTCCAACCTGGATGAGTTCTTCATGGTCCGCGTGGCGGGCCTGAAGCAGCAGCTGGCCAGTGGGGTGGCCGAGACGGCGGCGGACGGCATGCTACCCGCCGAGCAGCTGAGTGCCATCAGCGAGCGCGTCCACAAGCTGGTGGACGCGGCCTCCCGTCTCTGGGTGGAGGAGCTCCATCCCGGGCTGACGGCCGCGGGCATCTCGGTCCTCACCCGCGACAGGTTGACGGCCGAGCAGAAGGCGGCCGCGCGGACGTACTTCACCACCTCCGTCTTCCCGGCCCTCACCCCGCTCGCGGTGGACCCGGGGCACCCCTTTCCGCACCTGCGCAACAAGTCCCTCAACGTGGCGGTGTTGCTGCGGCGCGAGGGCCCCAAGCGCCGGCGCAACGTGCGTGGCACCTCGCTGGCCGTGGTGCAGGTGCCCAGCGTGCTCCGCCGTCTGGTGCCGATGCCCACCGACAAGGGCTCCGCGTTCCTGCTGCTGGGCGAGCTCATCGCCCTGTGCGCGGGTGACCTCTTCCCCGGCTACGTGGTGGAGCACGCCGCCGCCTTCCGCGTGACGCGCAACTGGGACATCAACGTGGACGAGGAGGAGAGCGAGGATCTGCTCTCGACCATCCAGGAGGAGCTGCGCCGGCGGGACCGGGGCGCGGCGGTGCGCCTGGAGCTGGACGCCGTGGCCAGCCCCCAGATCGAGTCCCTGCTCACCGGGGCCCTGAAGCTGGGGCCCATGGACGTGTACCGGCAGCAGGCCCCGTTGCAGCCCTCGGACCTGATGGTCCTCACGGAGCTGGACCCGCGGCCGGAGCTGCGCGTGGAGCCCTTCGTGCCCACCGTGCCCGCGGTGCTGCGCGACGCCGAGTCCCTCCTGAGCGTCGTCGCCGAGCGCGACATCCTCCTGCACCACCCCTACGAGTCCTTCGATCCGGTGGTGCGCTTCCTGGAGGAGGCCGCCGAGGACCCGGACGTCCTGGCCATCAAGCAGACGCTGTACCGCACCAGCGGTGACAGCCCCATCGCCCGGGCCCTGTCGCGCGCGGTGGAGAATGGCAAGCAGGTGGCGGTGCTCGTGGAGATCAAGGCCCGCCTGGACGAGGCCAACAACATCGCCTGGGCGCGGAAGATGGAGGAGAGCGGGGTGCACGTCGTCTACGGCCTCATCGGCCTGAAGACACACTCCAAGGTGGCGCTGGTGGTGCGCCGCCAGGGCAATGGCATCCGCCGCTTCGTGCACCTGGGCACGGGCAACTACAACCCCAACACCGCGCGCCACTACACGGACCTCTCCCTCTTCACCTCGCGCACGGAGATCGCCGACGACGTCAGCGCCCTCTTCAACATGCTCACCGGCTACGCGGTGGCGCCGCCCTGGAAGCGGCTGGCCGTGGCGCCCATGGGACTGCAGGAGAAGGTGCTCTCGCTCATCCAGCGCGAGGCGGAGAAGGCCCGGCGGGGCGAGCCCTCGCGCATCGTGGCGAAGATGAACTCGCTGGTGGACCCCACCGTCATCCGCGCCCTGTACGCGGCGAGCCAGGCGGGCGTGGAGATCGATCTGCTGGTGCGCGGCATCTGCTGCCTGCGGCCGGGCGTGCCGGGGGTGAGCGAGCGCATCCGCGTGACGAGCGTGGTGGACCGCTTCCTGGAGCACAGCCGGGTGTTCACCTTCGGGGCCGGCAACTCCCCGGAGGTATGGATGAGCAGCGCGGACTGGATGCCGCGCAACTTCCTGCGCCGCATCGAGGTCATGTTCCCCGTGGAGGACCCGGCCATCCGCCAGCGGTTGCTGGACGAGGTGCTGGGCGTGGCCCTGAAGGACAACGTGAAGGCGCGGCGGCTGCAGGTGGACGGCACCTATGTCCCGGTGGGCAGGGATGGGACGCAGGTGCGCAGCCAGGCGGTGCTGATGGAGCTGGCCCGGCGCAACAACCAACAGGACCCCAAGCCGCTCGAGGCCCTGCGCCACGCGACCGCCCCCGAGCGGCGTGACGAGCCGCTCGTGCGTCCGGCGCCGCAGACCGCCAACTGA
- a CDS encoding Ppx/GppA phosphatase family protein has protein sequence MPTSTLQPVLAAIDVGTNAVRLELARPDAEGSLETLHQERDPIRPGEGVFASGEMPRETADRLLSTLRRYAALCRRHKARVRAVATSAMRDARNREEIVRRVRDEAGLNLEVVSGKEEARLICLGVLHRKPPHTRSLLVDIGGGSTEVALATGERPDELWSLPLGSVRLTEMFDAAGKVTPKQLRLMRSYVEEQMRKAIPERLPNLPRVALGSSGTINAVVGYAASEGTGHASVRQLTQAVETLAEMTPERRRKRFDPRRADIIVAGATILERVTRQLGVESVTGVNRGLRDGLLVDLMYRQDTTREDHSLADAAVSMGRRLFFEEKHARQVAALALTLFDELASLHNLPLSCRPYLEVAALLHDVGNAVSYERHHKHTYYLIHNGDIPGLTDRERELVARVARYHQRSPPELNHSGMQGLSAAEARLVRKLATLLRVANALDSSHHQPVKELRAVNGRDAVSLHFKARQPVDLEVWTVERETALFRRVFNKRLTLHIGR, from the coding sequence ATGCCCACATCGACCCTACAGCCCGTGCTCGCCGCCATCGACGTGGGCACCAACGCAGTGCGTCTGGAGCTGGCCCGGCCCGACGCCGAGGGCTCGCTGGAGACGCTCCACCAGGAGAGGGATCCCATCCGCCCGGGCGAGGGCGTCTTCGCCAGCGGGGAGATGCCCCGGGAGACGGCGGATCGGCTCCTGTCCACGCTGAGGCGCTACGCGGCGCTGTGCCGGCGGCACAAGGCCCGGGTGCGAGCGGTGGCCACCAGCGCCATGCGGGACGCGAGGAACCGCGAGGAGATCGTCCGGCGGGTGCGCGACGAGGCGGGGCTGAACCTGGAGGTGGTGAGCGGCAAGGAGGAGGCGCGCCTCATCTGCCTGGGGGTGCTGCACCGCAAGCCACCGCACACGCGCTCGCTGCTGGTGGACATTGGAGGGGGCTCCACCGAGGTGGCGCTCGCCACGGGGGAGCGGCCGGATGAGCTGTGGAGCCTGCCGCTGGGCTCGGTGCGGCTCACGGAGATGTTCGACGCCGCCGGGAAGGTAACGCCCAAGCAGTTGCGGCTGATGCGCAGCTACGTGGAGGAGCAGATGCGCAAGGCCATCCCCGAGCGGCTGCCCAACCTGCCCCGGGTGGCATTGGGCTCCTCGGGCACCATCAACGCGGTGGTGGGCTACGCGGCCAGCGAGGGCACCGGGCACGCGTCGGTGCGCCAGCTCACCCAGGCGGTGGAGACGCTGGCGGAGATGACGCCGGAGCGGCGGCGCAAGCGCTTCGATCCCCGGCGCGCGGACATCATCGTGGCGGGCGCCACCATCCTCGAGCGGGTGACCAGGCAACTGGGCGTGGAGAGCGTCACCGGCGTCAACCGGGGCCTGCGCGACGGGCTGCTGGTGGACCTGATGTACCGGCAGGACACGACACGCGAGGACCACTCGCTGGCGGACGCGGCGGTGTCCATGGGGCGGCGCCTCTTCTTCGAGGAGAAGCACGCGCGGCAGGTGGCGGCGCTGGCCCTCACCCTCTTCGACGAGCTGGCCTCGCTGCACAACCTGCCGCTCTCGTGCCGGCCGTACCTGGAGGTCGCCGCGCTGCTGCACGACGTGGGCAACGCCGTCAGCTACGAGCGCCACCACAAGCACACGTACTACCTCATCCACAACGGCGACATCCCCGGCCTGACGGATCGCGAGCGCGAGCTGGTGGCACGGGTGGCGCGCTACCACCAACGCAGCCCGCCGGAGCTGAACCACTCGGGGATGCAGGGGCTGAGCGCCGCCGAGGCCCGGCTGGTGCGCAAGCTGGCCACGTTGCTGCGGGTGGCGAACGCGCTGGACAGCAGCCACCACCAGCCGGTGAAGGAGCTGCGGGCCGTCAACGGCCGCGACGCGGTGTCCCTGCACTTCAAGGCGCGCCAGCCGGTGGACCTGGAGGTGTGGACGGTGGAGCGTGAGACGGCCCTCTTCCGCCGCGTCTTCAACAAGCGGCTCACCCTGCACATCGGCCGCTAG